In a genomic window of Thermoplasmatales archaeon:
- a CDS encoding UbiA family prenyltransferase has product MVLCTSLITYSIYSLNRLTDIEEDASNLPDRVSFIQSKKTIILFLSLLSYLLALFLGGLMNKYTIPIFLIPFIMGLIYSIRISSFRLKDLFLAKNLTVSISWALSSALLPYVFGGNIVFAGMIFVFLFIKCFVNTVVFDVRDVEGDRKVRANTIPVIMGVNKTMKILLFVNSILFIWLFICIQKNFFMEYIPAILFSIIYGYIYIFLVCRKFSKNFNFDYMVDGEFIMLFLLSKFL; this is encoded by the coding sequence ATGGTTTTATGCACCTCTCTCATTACATATAGCATATATTCATTGAATAGATTAACAGATATTGAAGAGGATGCATCAAATTTGCCAGATAGGGTTAGTTTTATTCAATCTAAAAAAACTATTATTCTCTTTCTCTCCTTATTATCCTACCTTCTGGCTCTTTTTTTGGGGGGATTAATGAATAAATATACAATTCCAATCTTTTTAATACCTTTTATCATGGGACTTATATACAGCATAAGGATATCATCTTTTAGATTGAAGGATTTATTTTTAGCAAAAAATTTAACTGTTTCTATATCATGGGCGCTTTCCTCCGCCCTCCTGCCATATGTGTTTGGGGGAAATATTGTATTTGCGGGCATGATTTTTGTTTTTCTTTTCATTAAATGTTTTGTAAATACTGTTGTTTTTGATGTAAGGGATGTTGAGGGAGACAGAAAGGTGAGAGCAAATACCATTCCTGTTATTATGGGGGTGAATAAAACAATGAAAATTCTTCTTTTTGTTAATTCCATTTTGTTTATATGGCTGTTTATATGCATCCAGAAGAATTTTTTTATGGAATATATTCCAGCAATTCTTTTTTCAATAATATATGGATACATTTACATATTTCTGGTTTGCAGAAAATTTAGCAAAAATTTTAATTTTGATTATATGGTGGATGGAGAATTTATCATGCTTTTTTTGCTTTCAAAATTCCTTTGA
- a CDS encoding PKD domain-containing protein, translating into MKRLTCIIAIILLSNVFGSGIFIEITNPSYGEVFHVRNITFCGYAEACCNDKLVKLAWTHQWDNGSISDEMKLDFITYYEFRIDILLYPGKNLFEITANSYSGNKASAKVEVYYDGPLADANGPYYGYVLEEINFDGFTYGGSEPYIFLWDFGDGCVAYEKNPRHSYISSGFYNISFKVTDSNGYSDINHTFAVISKREENPPVIEITNPKNWIYINGNKIIPFFIPLIVGSINIEANAYDDTGISSVEFYMDENLLCKIYSPPYSFEWSGNGYHEIEAIAYDLSMNKANCSINLLAI; encoded by the coding sequence ATGAAGAGGCTAACTTGCATAATTGCAATAATTCTTTTGAGCAATGTTTTTGGAAGCGGGATTTTTATTGAAATAACAAATCCTTCTTACGGCGAAGTATTTCATGTTAGAAATATTACATTTTGTGGATATGCGGAGGCATGCTGCAACGATAAACTTGTTAAACTGGCATGGACACATCAATGGGATAACGGAAGCATATCAGATGAGATGAAACTTGACTTTATAACTTATTATGAATTCAGAATAGATATTTTACTTTACCCTGGAAAAAATTTATTTGAAATTACAGCAAATTCATATTCAGGAAACAAAGCTTCAGCAAAAGTTGAGGTATATTACGATGGTCCTCTTGCTGATGCAAATGGTCCATATTATGGATATGTGCTCGAGGAAATAAATTTTGATGGCTTTACTTACGGAGGAAGTGAGCCATATATATTTCTCTGGGATTTCGGAGATGGATGCGTTGCTTATGAGAAAAATCCGAGGCATTCATATATAAGCTCAGGATTTTATAATATAAGTTTTAAAGTTACTGATTCAAATGGTTATTCAGATATAAATCATACTTTTGCTGTTATAAGCAAAAGAGAGGAAAATCCTCCAGTAATTGAGATAACAAATCCTAAAAACTGGATTTATATAAATGGAAATAAAATTATTCCATTCTTTATTCCTTTGATAGTTGGAAGCATAAACATAGAGGCAAATGCATATGATGATACTGGAATAAGTTCTGTTGAATTTTACATGGATGAAAATCTATTATGCAAAATATATTCCCCTCCTTATTCATTTGAATGGAGCGGAAATGGCTATCACGAAATAGAAGCAATAGCATATGATTTATCAATGAATAAAGCTAATTGCTCAATAAACCTGCTCGCAATTTAA
- a CDS encoding ATP-binding protein, translating into MIGRIVGRSIGEIIFRQGYNQDTKIGEILVADDGENNSLFFLRVVDIQYGQEGDEKWSLRTAGDMLTLDEKMEEYTLKEKDRRLFRICVCKPLGYVRDGRFYKPKKLPSHFCPVRKANKEDYKFIERYMGDIEIGKIRSGEDEIDIKVGIKGDLIPYHIGIFATTGMGKSNLMRVFTASAMKSGKYGIAIIDPHGEYYDAIKKHPLAESRAMFYSPSAGGGASRLVLSTREISISDFEEIFNFSEAQKEALYALYSKFGSGWLDELYEREINELVEIFNRRIQDITFSVLKRRAERIVESDIVVQSEDICYTDAIIRDLQKGKVVLIDTSGIYEYEELLVSVLIARKILYYNKSIFKDKEKFRKIPPVLITIEEAQRVLQDGIFAQIAREGRKFKVGLCAITQQPKLIKEELLSQFNTFFILGLADENDRNIIKHSAKQDISNLEKEIQTLEVGEAIITYPGAPFAIPAKIHLYEDYIKNIENKKISEEKIDESFY; encoded by the coding sequence ATGATTGGCAGGATAGTTGGGAGGAGTATAGGGGAAATAATTTTCAGGCAGGGTTACAATCAGGACACAAAAATAGGAGAAATACTTGTTGCTGATGATGGAGAAAACAATTCTCTATTTTTTCTTCGGGTTGTAGATATCCAATATGGGCAGGAAGGGGATGAAAAATGGAGTTTAAGGACCGCGGGAGATATGCTAACACTTGACGAAAAAATGGAAGAATACACATTGAAAGAAAAAGATAGGAGATTATTCAGGATATGTGTGTGCAAACCTCTTGGTTATGTAAGGGATGGAAGATTTTATAAACCAAAAAAATTGCCATCTCATTTTTGTCCTGTAAGAAAAGCAAATAAGGAGGATTATAAATTTATAGAGAGATATATGGGTGATATAGAAATAGGGAAAATCAGGAGTGGTGAAGACGAAATAGATATAAAAGTAGGAATAAAGGGGGATTTAATTCCGTATCATATTGGCATATTTGCAACAACTGGTATGGGGAAAAGCAATTTAATGCGTGTCTTTACCGCATCTGCAATGAAATCTGGCAAATATGGAATAGCTATAATAGACCCCCATGGAGAATATTATGATGCAATAAAAAAGCATCCTCTTGCGGAAAGCAGGGCGATGTTTTACTCGCCTTCCGCAGGCGGGGGCGCGAGCAGGCTTGTTTTATCGACGCGTGAGATAAGCATCAGTGATTTTGAGGAAATATTTAATTTCAGTGAAGCGCAGAAAGAGGCTCTATATGCCCTGTATTCAAAATTTGGAAGTGGGTGGCTTGATGAGCTTTATGAAAGGGAAATTAATGAACTTGTTGAGATTTTTAATAGAAGAATACAGGATATAACATTCAGTGTGCTTAAAAGGAGGGCGGAAAGAATAGTTGAATCGGATATAGTTGTTCAGAGTGAGGATATATGCTATACTGATGCAATAATAAGAGATTTGCAGAAAGGTAAGGTAGTTCTTATTGATACCTCTGGCATTTATGAATATGAGGAATTGCTTGTGAGCGTATTAATTGCAAGGAAAATTTTATATTATAACAAAAGCATTTTCAAGGATAAGGAGAAATTCAGAAAAATTCCTCCAGTGCTTATAACAATAGAGGAGGCACAGAGAGTTTTGCAAGATGGAATTTTTGCCCAGATTGCAAGAGAAGGAAGAAAATTTAAAGTCGGGCTTTGTGCAATAACACAGCAACCAAAACTAATAAAGGAAGAGTTACTCAGCCAGTTCAATACTTTTTTTATTCTGGGGCTTGCTGACGAAAATGATAGAAATATAATAAAGCATTCTGCAAAGCAGGATATATCAAATCTCGAAAAGGAGATACAGACGCTTGAAGTGGGAGAAGCGATAATAACATATCCAGGCGCCCCCTTCGCAATTCCCGCAAAAATTCACCTTTATGAAGATTACATAAAAAATATTGAAAATAAAAAAATATCAGAGGAAAAAATTGATGAAAGTTTTTACTGA
- a CDS encoding 50S ribosomal protein L18e: MKRKKTNVQLIKTINLLREAAKRNNARIWEAIARKLEKPSKNYAEVNVGKIVKNLKEGEIAIVPGKVLGLGEAGKIEVAALKFSKSARKKIEEAGGKCYSLTEIAEKNPEGSNLRILGG; the protein is encoded by the coding sequence ATGAAAAGAAAAAAAACCAATGTTCAGCTAATAAAAACAATAAACTTGCTCAGGGAAGCCGCAAAAAGGAACAATGCAAGAATATGGGAAGCGATAGCAAGAAAACTTGAGAAACCATCAAAGAATTATGCTGAGGTAAATGTTGGAAAAATTGTAAAAAATTTGAAAGAAGGAGAAATAGCAATTGTTCCTGGAAAAGTGCTAGGGCTTGGAGAAGCGGGGAAAATTGAAGTTGCTGCTCTTAAATTTTCAAAATCAGCAAGAAAAAAGATTGAAGAAGCGGGGGGTAAATGCTATAGCTTAACCGAAATTGCTGAAAAAAATCCTGAAGGAAGTAATTTAAGAATTTTGGGTGGTTAA
- a CDS encoding 50S ribosomal protein L13: MRVIDATDAPLGRLSSVVAKMLLNGEEVFIVNAENAIINGNKKEIIKRYIEQRRIGGMKRKGPYFPRLPHMIVKRTIRGMLKYQKPKGRKAYKRLKVFIGLPKEFADKQIEKTNFKKSTNYITLKELSEYLGVKWQK; the protein is encoded by the coding sequence ATGCGTGTAATAGATGCTACCGACGCCCCTTTGGGAAGACTGTCATCTGTTGTTGCAAAGATGCTTTTAAACGGTGAGGAAGTTTTTATTGTAAATGCTGAGAATGCAATAATAAATGGAAATAAAAAGGAGATAATAAAAAGATACATAGAGCAAAGGAGGATAGGGGGAATGAAAAGAAAAGGACCATATTTTCCAAGATTGCCTCACATGATAGTTAAAAGAACTATAAGGGGAATGCTTAAATATCAAAAGCCAAAGGGAAGAAAAGCTTATAAAAGGCTTAAAGTATTTATTGGTTTGCCAAAAGAATTTGCGGACAAGCAAATAGAAAAAACAAATTTCAAAAAATCAACAAATTATATAACTCTTAAAGAATTATCCGAGTATTTGGGTGTAAAATGGCAGAAATAA
- a CDS encoding 30S ribosomal protein S9, with product MAEIISYGKRKSAIARAYIEKGKGVVRINKILLDAYPEYFQQIVAEPIQLAEKYKDKINIDVTVSGGGPISQAEAVRTAIAKAIYDFVKDDELKNLYMQYDRTLLVSDVRRKEPKKQLGRGARKKRQKSYR from the coding sequence ATGGCAGAAATAATATCATATGGCAAGAGAAAAAGTGCAATAGCAAGGGCATATATTGAGAAAGGAAAAGGAGTGGTAAGAATAAACAAAATTCTTCTTGATGCCTATCCAGAATATTTCCAGCAGATAGTTGCTGAGCCAATCCAGCTTGCCGAAAAATATAAAGATAAAATAAACATAGATGTAACTGTCAGCGGTGGCGGCCCAATCAGCCAGGCGGAAGCTGTCAGAACTGCAATAGCAAAAGCAATCTATGATTTTGTGAAGGATGATGAATTGAAGAACCTTTATATGCAGTATGACCGAACCCTTCTTGTTAGTGATGTAAGGAGAAAGGAGCCAAAGAAGCAGCTTGGAAGGGGGGCAAGAAAGAAGAGGCAAAAATCATATAGGTGA
- a CDS encoding DNA-directed RNA polymerase subunit N: protein MIIPVRCFTCGKVIASAFEEYKKRVYIDGEDPKKVLDELNIKRYCCRRTIISHPVFIKDGEVKEYIDEAAQYE, encoded by the coding sequence ATGATTATTCCTGTAAGATGCTTTACCTGTGGAAAAGTCATTGCTTCTGCATTTGAAGAATATAAGAAGAGAGTTTATATTGATGGCGAAGACCCAAAAAAAGTTCTGGATGAGTTAAACATAAAGAGATATTGCTGCAGGAGAACAATAATTTCCCATCCTGTTTTTATAAAAGATGGTGAAGTAAAAGAATACATTGATGAAGCAGCCCAATACGAATAA
- a CDS encoding UPF0179 family protein, giving the protein MMVVTLVGVKIAKEGNEFIYYGVANTCKNCKLKTVCSNLEEGRAYKILKIREKKHECPLHEGGVIAVEVEKIPYEINVKSQEAEATSISFKPMRCNEFSCNEYKACNPKIKEKEYRILRVLDDVECPKGYNIKKIVVD; this is encoded by the coding sequence ATGATGGTTGTAACTCTTGTTGGGGTTAAAATTGCAAAGGAAGGAAATGAGTTTATATATTATGGGGTGGCGAATACCTGTAAAAATTGCAAACTAAAAACAGTTTGTTCAAATCTTGAGGAAGGAAGGGCTTATAAAATATTAAAAATAAGAGAAAAAAAGCATGAATGCCCACTGCATGAGGGAGGGGTTATCGCGGTTGAAGTTGAAAAGATACCTTATGAAATAAATGTAAAAAGCCAGGAAGCGGAAGCAACATCTATAAGTTTTAAGCCAATGAGGTGCAATGAATTTTCCTGCAATGAGTATAAGGCATGCAATCCAAAGATAAAAGAAAAGGAATACAGAATTTTAAGGGTTTTGGACGATGTTGAATGTCCCAAGGGATATAATATTAAAAAAATAGTTGTTGATTAA
- a CDS encoding NAD(P)-dependent glycerol-1-phosphate dehydrogenase, with product MYISLMPFSKSKQMEFPREVVVGHDVMDEINDLCERVRVKEKGLIVTGDITKRVAGDKIFSLLSKNYEMSILSVEKSVMSEVRKIQRFAKKVDIEFMVAVGGGSVIDVTKLASYKCNLPFISVPTAASHDGIASPMASIKENGTSMSKEASSPIAVLADTSIISKAPYRMLASGCADVISNLTAILDWKLAERVKGEYYSSFASALAETAAKSVIQNANIIKPGIEEGVWIAVKSMIVSGVAMSVANSSRPASGAEHMFSHALDRISPGKGLHGEKCGIGAIMMMYLHGGDWEEIRDTLKEIGAPTTAREIGLHRKDVIKALTIAHKIRPNRYTILGTDGITKDAAEKIVRITEVV from the coding sequence TTGTATATTAGTTTAATGCCTTTTAGCAAATCAAAGCAAATGGAATTTCCTCGCGAAGTTGTTGTTGGACATGATGTAATGGATGAAATAAATGATTTGTGTGAGAGAGTCAGGGTCAAGGAAAAGGGTCTTATTGTGACTGGTGATATAACAAAAAGAGTGGCGGGTGATAAAATTTTTTCTTTACTCAGCAAAAATTATGAAATGAGCATATTATCTGTTGAAAAATCGGTGATGAGTGAGGTAAGAAAAATACAGAGATTTGCGAAAAAAGTTGACATTGAATTTATGGTTGCTGTTGGGGGAGGAAGTGTAATAGATGTTACAAAACTTGCATCCTATAAATGTAATCTTCCATTTATAAGTGTTCCAACGGCGGCATCCCATGACGGTATTGCATCCCCGATGGCATCGATAAAAGAAAATGGAACTTCAATGTCAAAAGAAGCCTCTTCACCAATTGCTGTCCTTGCTGATACATCGATAATATCTAAAGCACCCTATCGCATGCTTGCTTCTGGATGTGCTGATGTTATATCAAATCTTACCGCAATACTTGACTGGAAATTAGCAGAGAGGGTTAAAGGAGAATATTACAGCTCATTTGCATCCGCTCTTGCAGAGACTGCTGCAAAATCAGTAATTCAGAATGCAAATATTATAAAGCCAGGTATAGAAGAAGGAGTATGGATTGCGGTTAAATCGATGATTGTATCTGGAGTTGCGATGAGTGTTGCAAATTCATCCCGCCCTGCAAGTGGCGCAGAGCACATGTTTTCCCATGCCCTTGACAGAATTTCTCCAGGCAAGGGTTTGCATGGTGAGAAATGTGGAATTGGGGCAATAATGATGATGTATCTGCACGGCGGCGACTGGGAGGAAATAAGAGATACGCTGAAGGAAATAGGTGCCCCAACTACTGCTAGGGAGATAGGATTGCACAGGAAGGATGTTATAAAAGCTCTTACAATTGCTCATAAAATAAGACCAAATAGATATACTATTCTCGGAACAGATGGAATCACGAAAGATGCGGCTGAAAAAATTGTTAGAATAACGGAGGTGGTATGA
- a CDS encoding formate--phosphoribosylaminoimidazolecarboxamide ligase family protein, which yields MIEKNKIDEILKEYDLKNISISAIASHSALDVFDGAKEENFKTIAVCQKGRDKTYSIYFKRRKIGNREIGFIDNIINLDKFSNIINDENQKRLREENAVFIPNRAFTSYCKIDEIENNFFVPLFGSRKILRIEEREEEKNYYWLLEKAGLPFPEKIEDAKNIDELCIVKLHHAVKKLERGFFTCSSYKEYIEKSENLIKQGVITREDLEKARIERYVIGPVFNLNFFYSPLFEQIELLGIDWRFETSLDGHVRLPAEQQLSLPEKQKIPEYTVCGHNSATIRESLLEKAFLLGEKFVEACKKYYGGIIGPFCLQTCIDKDLNFYIYDVAPRIGGGTNIHMAVGHPYGNSLWRKNMSSGRRVALEIKMAIENDKIEKIVT from the coding sequence ATGATAGAAAAAAACAAAATTGATGAAATTTTAAAAGAATATGATTTAAAAAATATAAGTATATCGGCAATAGCATCTCATTCCGCTTTAGATGTCTTTGATGGTGCAAAAGAAGAAAACTTTAAAACAATAGCAGTTTGTCAGAAAGGAAGGGATAAAACATATAGTATTTATTTTAAGAGAAGGAAAATTGGAAATAGAGAAATTGGCTTTATAGATAATATAATTAATCTCGATAAATTCAGCAATATAATAAATGATGAGAATCAAAAAAGGTTAAGAGAAGAGAATGCTGTTTTTATTCCAAACAGAGCTTTTACTTCTTACTGCAAAATTGATGAAATAGAAAATAATTTTTTTGTTCCTCTTTTTGGCTCAAGAAAAATTTTAAGGATCGAAGAAAGAGAGGAAGAAAAGAATTACTACTGGCTTCTTGAAAAGGCGGGTTTGCCATTCCCAGAAAAAATTGAGGATGCAAAAAACATAGATGAATTATGTATAGTAAAGCTTCATCATGCAGTAAAAAAATTGGAAAGAGGTTTTTTCACATGCTCTTCTTACAAAGAATATATAGAAAAATCTGAAAATCTGATAAAGCAGGGGGTTATAACAAGAGAAGATTTAGAAAAAGCAAGGATAGAGAGATATGTAATAGGGCCAGTATTTAACCTCAATTTCTTCTACTCCCCTTTATTTGAGCAAATTGAATTGCTGGGCATAGACTGGCGGTTTGAAACAAGCCTCGATGGGCATGTGCGCCTGCCGGCGGAGCAGCAGCTGAGCCTGCCTGAAAAGCAGAAAATACCAGAATATACGGTATGCGGGCATAATAGTGCAACCATCCGTGAGTCATTGCTTGAAAAAGCTTTTTTGCTCGGAGAAAAATTTGTTGAAGCTTGCAAGAAGTATTATGGCGGAATAATTGGTCCGTTTTGTTTGCAGACATGTATTGACAAGGATTTGAATTTTTATATATATGATGTGGCGCCACGCATTGGAGGAGGGACAAATATACATATGGCAGTTGGCCATCCCTATGGAAATTCTCTATGGCGAAAGAATATGTCAAGTGGAAGAAGAGTAGCACTTGAAATTAAGATGGCAATTGAAAATGATAAAATTGAAAAAATAGTTACATAA